Proteins found in one Hippopotamus amphibius kiboko isolate mHipAmp2 chromosome 12, mHipAmp2.hap2, whole genome shotgun sequence genomic segment:
- the LOC130832752 gene encoding keratin, type II cytoskeletal 6C-like isoform X1 — protein MSYKSTVKTQSSSRRGFSAGSARVPGVCRSGFSSVSVSRSRGGGGLAGVCGGAGFGSRSLYGVGGSRRIAIGGGSCLIGGGYGGRVGGGFGFGGGAGSGFGFGGGAGGGFGLGGGAGIAGGYGGFGFPVYPPGGIQEVTVNQSLLTPLNLQIDPTIQRVKTEEREQIKTLNNKFASFIDKVRFLEQQNKVLDTKWTLLQQQGTRIVRESLEPLFEQYINNLRRQLDSILGDRGRLDAELRNTEDTVEDFKRKYEEEINKRTTAENEFVNLKKDVDAAYMNKVELQARVDALTDEINFLRTFYDAELAQMQTHISDTSVVLSMDNNRSLDLDSIINEVKAQYEEIAQRSRAEAESWYQSKYEELRVTAGRHGDDLRITKQEISEINRVIQRLRSEIDHVKKQCASLQSAIADAEQRGELALKDARIKLAELEEALQKAKQDMARLLKDYQELMNVKLALDVEIATYRKLLEGEECRLNGEGVGQVNISVVQSTTSSGYGGAGGVGGGFGVGGGSGYGVGGGSGYGVGGGSGYGVGGGSGYSYSGGLSIGGGFSSGSGRGIGGGLCSSGGSGSTIKYTTTSSSKKSYRH, from the exons ATGTCTTACAAATCCACCGTGAAGACTCAAAGCAGCAGCCGCCGTGGCTTCAGTGCCGGCTCAGCCAGAGTCCCTGGGGTCTGCCGCTCTGGCTTCAGCAGTGTGTCTGTGTCCCGCTCCAGGGGCGGGGGCGGTCTGGCTGGAGTGTGCGGAGGAGCAGGCTTCGGCAGCCGCAGCCTCTACGGCGTGGGGGGCTCCAGGAGGATCGCCATCGGAGGGGGCAGCTGTCTCATCGGTGGAGGATACGGTGGCAGAGTTGGAGGCGGCTTTGGCTTTGGTGGTGGAGCCGGGAGTGGATTTGGTTTTGGCGGTGGAGCTGGTGGTGGCTTTGGGCTCGGTGGTGGCGCTGGCATTGCTGGCGGCTATGGCGGCTTTGGCTTCCCTGTGTACCCCCCCGGAGGCATCCAAGAGGTCACCGTCAACCAGAGTCTCCTGACTCCCCTCAACCTGCAAATCGACCCCACCATCCAGAGGGTCAAGACCGAGGAGCGGGAGCAGATCAAGACCCTCAACAACAAGTTTGCCTCCTTCATTGACAAG GTCCGATTCCTAGAGCAGCAGAACAAGGTCCTGGACACCAAGTGGACCCTGCTGCAGCAGCAGGGCACCAGGATTGTGAGGGAGAGCCTGGAGCCTTTATTTGAGCAGTACATCAACAACCTCAGGAGACAGCTGGACAGCATCCTCGGGGATAGAGGCCGCCTGGATGCAGAGCTGAGGAACACGGAGGATACGGTGGAAGACTTCAAGAGGAA ATAcgaagaggaaatcaacaagCGCACAACAGCAGAGAATGAATTTGTGAATCTGAAGAAG GATGTGGATGCTGCCTACATGAATAAGGTGGAACTACAAGCCAGGGTGGACGCTCTCACAGATGAGATCAACTTCCTAAGAACCTTCTACGATGCG GAACTGGCTCAGATGCAAACCCACATCTCAGACACGTCTGTGGTCCTCTCCATGGACAACAACCGCAGCCTGGACCTGGACAGCATCATCAATGAAGTCAAAGCCCAATATGAGGAGATCGCTCAGAGGAGCCGGGCTGAGGCCGAGTCCTGGTACCAGTCCAAG TACGAAGAGCTGCGGGTGACAGCGGGCAGACACGGGGACGACCTGCGCATCACCAAGCAGGAGATCTCTGAGATCAACCGCGTGATCCAGAGGCTGAGATCTGAGATCGACCACGTCAAGAAGCAG TGCGCCAGCCTGCAGTCCGCCATCGCCGATGCTGAGCAGCGTGGGGAGCTGGCCCTCAAGGACGCCAGGATCAAGCTGGCTGAGCTGGAGGAGGCCCTGCAGAAGGCCAAGCAGGACATGGCCCGGCTGCTGAAGGATTACCAGGAGCTCATGAATGTCAAACTGGCCCTGGATGTGGAGATCGCCACCTACAGGAAGCTGCTGGAAGGGGAGGAGTGCAG GCTGAATGGGGAAGGCGTTGGACAAGTCAACATCT CCGTGGTGCAGTCCACCACCTCCAGTGGCTATGGCGGTGCCGGCGGTGTCGGTGGTGGCTTCGGCGTGGGTGGAGGCAGTGGCTACGGCGTGGGCGGAGGCAGTGGCTACGGCGTGGGCGGAGGCAGTGGCTACGGCGTGGGCGGAGGCAGTGGCTACTCCTACAGCGGCGGTCTCAGCATTGGAGGTGGCTTCAGTTCGGGCAGTGGCAGAGGCATTGGCGGTGGCCTCTGCTCCTCCGGAGGCAGCGGTTCCACCATCAAAtacaccaccacctcctccagcaAGAAGAGCTACAGGCACTGA
- the LOC130832554 gene encoding keratin, type II cytoskeletal 6C-like, protein MSYKSTVKTQSSSRRGFSAGSARVPGVCRSGFSSVSVSRSRGGGGLAGVCGGAGFGSRSLYGVGGSRRIAIGGGSCLIGGGYGGRVGGGFGFGGGAGSGFGFGGGAGGGFGLGGGAGIAGGYGGFGFPVYPPGGIQEVTVNQSLLTPLNLQIDPTIQRVKTEEREQIKTLNNKFASFIDKVRFLEQQNKVLDTKWTLLQQQGTRIVRESLEPLFEQYINNLRRQLDSILGDRGRLDAELRNTEDTVEDFKRKYEEEINKRTTAENEFVNLKKDVDAAYMNKVELQARVDALTDEINFLRTFYDAELAQMQTHISDTSVVLSMDNNRSLDLDSIINEVKAQYEEIAQRSRAEAESWYQSKYEELRVTAGRHGDDLRITKQEISEINRVIQRLRSEIDHVKKQCASLQSAIADAEQRGELALKDARIKLAELEEALQKAKQDMARLLKDYQELMNVKLALDVEIATYRKLLEGEECRLNGEGVGQVNISVVQSTTSTGYGGAGGVGGGFGVGGGSGYGVGGGSGYGVGGGSGYSYSGGLSIGGGFSSGSGRGIGGGLCSSGGSGSTIKYTTTSSSKKSYRH, encoded by the exons ATGTCTTACAAATCCACCGTGAAGACTCAAAGCAGCAGCCGCCGTGGCTTCAGTGCCGGCTCAGCCAGAGTCCCTGGGGTCTGCCGCTCTGGCTTCAGCAGTGTGTCTGTGTCCCGCTCCAGGGGCGGGGGCGGTCTGGCTGGAGTGTGCGGAGGAGCAGGCTTCGGCAGCCGCAGCCTCTATGGCGTGGGGGGCTCCAGGAGGATCGCCATCGGAGGGGGCAGCTGTCTCATCGGTGGTGGATACGGTGGCAGAGTTGGAGGCGGCTTTGGCTTTGGTGGTGGAGCCGGGAGTGGATTTGGTTTTGGCGGTGGAGCTGGTGGTGGCTTTGGGCTCGGTGGTGGCGCTGGCATTGCTGGCGGCTATGGCGGCTTTGGCTTCCCTGTGTACCCCCCCGGAGGCATCCAAGAGGTCACCGTCAACCAGAGTCTCCTGACTCCCCTCAACCTGCAAATCGACCCCACCATCCAGAGGGTCAAGACCGAGGAGCGGGAGCAGATCAAGACCCTCAACAACAAGTTTGCCTCCTTCATTGACAAG GTCCGATTCCTAGAGCAGCAGAACAAGGTCCTGGACACCAAGTGGACCCTGCTGCAGCAGCAGGGCACCAGGATTGTGAGGGAGAGCCTGGAGCCTTTGTTTGAGCAGTACATCAACAACCTCAGGAGACAGCTGGACAGCATCCTCGGGGATAGAGGCCGCCTGGATGCAGAGCTGAGGAACACGGAGGATACGGTGGAAGACTTCAAGAGGAA ATAcgaagaggaaatcaacaagCGCACAACAGCAGAGAATGAATTTGTGAATCTGAAGAAG GATGTGGATGCTGCCTACATGAATAAGGTGGAACTACAAGCCAGGGTGGACGCTCTCACAGATGAGATCAACTTCCTAAGAACCTTCTACGATGCG GAACTGGCTCAGATGCAAACCCACATCTCAGACACGTCTGTGGTCCTCTCCATGGACAACAACCGCAGCCTGGACCTGGACAGCATCATCAATGAAGTCAAAGCCCAATATGAGGAGATCGCTCAGAGGAGCCGGGCTGAGGCCGAGTCCTGGTACCAGTCCAAG TACGAAGAGCTGCGGGTGACAGCGGGCAGACACGGGGACGACCTGCGCATCACCAAGCAGGAGATCTCTGAGATCAACCGCGTGATCCAGAGGCTGAGATCTGAGATCGACCACGTCAAGAAGCAG TGCGCCAGCCTGCAGTCCGCCATCGCCGATGCTGAGCAGCGTGGGGAGCTGGCCCTCAAGGACGCCAGGATCAAGCTGGCTGAGCTGGAGGAGGCCCTGCAGAAGGCCAAGCAGGACATGGCCCGGCTGCTGAAGGATTACCAGGAGCTCATGAATGTCAAACTGGCCCTGGATGTGGAGATCGCCACCTACAGGAAGCTGCTGGAAGGGGAGGAGTGCAG GCTGAATGGGGAAGGCGTTGGACAAGTCAACATCT CCGTGGTGCAGTCCACCACCTCTACTGGCTATGGCGGTGCCGGCGGTGTCGGTGGTGGCTTCGGCGTGGGTGGAGGCAGTGGCTACGGTGTGGGCGGAGGCAGTGGCTACGGCGTGGGCGGAGGCAGTGGCTACTCCTACAGCGGCGGTCTCAGCATTGGAGGCGGCTTCAGTTCGGGCAGTGGCAGAGGCATTGGCGGTGGCCTCTGCTCCTCCGGAGGCAGCGGTTCCACCATCAAAtacaccaccacctcctccagcaAGAAGAGCTACAGGCACTGA
- the LOC130832752 gene encoding keratin, type II cytoskeletal 6C-like isoform X2 — MSYKSTVKTQSSSRRGFSAGSARVPGVCRSGFSSVSVSRSRGGGGLAGVCGGAGFGSRSLYGVGGSRRIAIGGGSCLIGGGYGGRVGGGFGFGGGAGSGFGFGGGAGGGFGLGGGAGIAGGYGGFGFPVYPPGGIQEVTVNQSLLTPLNLQIDPTIQRVKTEEREQIKTLNNKFASFIDKVRFLEQQNKVLDTKWTLLQQQGTRIVRESLEPLFEQYINNLRRQLDSILGDRGRLDAELRNTEDTVEDFKRKYEEEINKRTTAENEFVNLKKDVDAAYMNKVELQARVDALTDEINFLRTFYDAELAQMQTHISDTSVVLSMDNNRSLDLDSIINEVKAQYEEIAQRSRAEAESWYQSKYEELRVTAGRHGDDLRITKQEISEINRVIQRLRSEIDHVKKQCASLQSAIADAEQRGELALKDARIKLAELEEALQKAKQDMARLLKDYQELMNVKLALDVEIATYRKLLEGEECRLNGEGVGQVNISVVQSTTSSGYGGAGGVGGGFGVGGGSGYGVGGGSGYSYSGGLSIGGGFSSGSGRGIGGGLCSSGGSGSTIKYTTTSSSKKSYRH; from the exons ATGTCTTACAAATCCACCGTGAAGACTCAAAGCAGCAGCCGCCGTGGCTTCAGTGCCGGCTCAGCCAGAGTCCCTGGGGTCTGCCGCTCTGGCTTCAGCAGTGTGTCTGTGTCCCGCTCCAGGGGCGGGGGCGGTCTGGCTGGAGTGTGCGGAGGAGCAGGCTTCGGCAGCCGCAGCCTCTACGGCGTGGGGGGCTCCAGGAGGATCGCCATCGGAGGGGGCAGCTGTCTCATCGGTGGAGGATACGGTGGCAGAGTTGGAGGCGGCTTTGGCTTTGGTGGTGGAGCCGGGAGTGGATTTGGTTTTGGCGGTGGAGCTGGTGGTGGCTTTGGGCTCGGTGGTGGCGCTGGCATTGCTGGCGGCTATGGCGGCTTTGGCTTCCCTGTGTACCCCCCCGGAGGCATCCAAGAGGTCACCGTCAACCAGAGTCTCCTGACTCCCCTCAACCTGCAAATCGACCCCACCATCCAGAGGGTCAAGACCGAGGAGCGGGAGCAGATCAAGACCCTCAACAACAAGTTTGCCTCCTTCATTGACAAG GTCCGATTCCTAGAGCAGCAGAACAAGGTCCTGGACACCAAGTGGACCCTGCTGCAGCAGCAGGGCACCAGGATTGTGAGGGAGAGCCTGGAGCCTTTATTTGAGCAGTACATCAACAACCTCAGGAGACAGCTGGACAGCATCCTCGGGGATAGAGGCCGCCTGGATGCAGAGCTGAGGAACACGGAGGATACGGTGGAAGACTTCAAGAGGAA ATAcgaagaggaaatcaacaagCGCACAACAGCAGAGAATGAATTTGTGAATCTGAAGAAG GATGTGGATGCTGCCTACATGAATAAGGTGGAACTACAAGCCAGGGTGGACGCTCTCACAGATGAGATCAACTTCCTAAGAACCTTCTACGATGCG GAACTGGCTCAGATGCAAACCCACATCTCAGACACGTCTGTGGTCCTCTCCATGGACAACAACCGCAGCCTGGACCTGGACAGCATCATCAATGAAGTCAAAGCCCAATATGAGGAGATCGCTCAGAGGAGCCGGGCTGAGGCCGAGTCCTGGTACCAGTCCAAG TACGAAGAGCTGCGGGTGACAGCGGGCAGACACGGGGACGACCTGCGCATCACCAAGCAGGAGATCTCTGAGATCAACCGCGTGATCCAGAGGCTGAGATCTGAGATCGACCACGTCAAGAAGCAG TGCGCCAGCCTGCAGTCCGCCATCGCCGATGCTGAGCAGCGTGGGGAGCTGGCCCTCAAGGACGCCAGGATCAAGCTGGCTGAGCTGGAGGAGGCCCTGCAGAAGGCCAAGCAGGACATGGCCCGGCTGCTGAAGGATTACCAGGAGCTCATGAATGTCAAACTGGCCCTGGATGTGGAGATCGCCACCTACAGGAAGCTGCTGGAAGGGGAGGAGTGCAG GCTGAATGGGGAAGGCGTTGGACAAGTCAACATCT CCGTGGTGCAGTCCACCACCTCCAGTGGCTATGGCGGTGCCGGCGGTGTCGGTGGTGGCTTCGGCGTGGGTGGAG GCAGTGGCTACGGCGTGGGCGGAGGCAGTGGCTACTCCTACAGCGGCGGTCTCAGCATTGGAGGTGGCTTCAGTTCGGGCAGTGGCAGAGGCATTGGCGGTGGCCTCTGCTCCTCCGGAGGCAGCGGTTCCACCATCAAAtacaccaccacctcctccagcaAGAAGAGCTACAGGCACTGA